The Gemmatimonadota bacterium genome segment AGAATGCCGCGATAGCCGCCCGCCTGGCGCTGCCGCCGCTGCGCCTCGAGCGCGCTCCCGGCGATAGCAGCGCCTTGAGCTACCGTCGCGTAGTGGTCGCTGGCGTATACGACGACGAGCGCACGCTGGTCCTGGCGGGGCGCAGCTACCGGGGCTCACCAGGCGCCCACGTCATTACGCCGCTGCGGCTGGCGGACGGGACGACCGTGGTACTGGTGAACCGCGGCTGGGCGCCGGCGCCCGATGGTGCGACCGTGGACCTGCCCCACTTGCGTGAGCCCGGGCCGGTACGCCTCTCCGGCCTGCTGCTGCCGCTCTCGAGGCAGCAGCGCGGGCCCGCGGCGGGCGCGCGGCGGCCAGGCGCGCCGGCATTCCAGCGGGTCTGGGTACGGCTCGAGCCCGCCGCCGTGCGGCGCCAGTACCCCTCCGCGATTCGGGATGTCTACATCCAGGCACTCGCCGAGCCCGGCCACCAGGGACTGCCCCTCCGCCTCGAGCCGCCCGCGCTGGACAACGGCCCCCACCTGAGCTACGCCATCCAGTGGTTCAGCTTTGCCCTCATCACGTTGATCGGCTCGGCCGCGCTGGCGGTGCGGAGCGGCGAGGTGCGCTGGGCGTAGCGCGACACGGCGGCGCGGCGAAGACGGCGATACGGCGACGCGGCGACGCGGCGACGCGGCGAGGCTGTAACCTCGCCGCGTGGCTGTGTCGCCGCGTCCCGTTTCTAGCTGGCCTTACACTCCCCTTCGATGCCGCGCGCCAGGCACTCGGCATTGGGGACCGGGAAGCGCCGGTTGATGAAGTGGGCGGGCAGGTCCTTCAAGCTGTCATTCAGCTTGCCGTAGCGGCGCAGGTCGATCCAGCGGTGGCCCTCGAACATGAGCGAGTAGCGCTTCTGCTTGAGCAGCTCGTCCAGGACATTGGCCGCC includes the following:
- a CDS encoding SURF1 family protein, producing the protein MKKIQVTRAGWIGAAIALLAAAVFVRLGVWQVDRLAERRAQNAAIAARLALPPLRLERAPGDSSALSYRRVVVAGVYDDERTLVLAGRSYRGSPGAHVITPLRLADGTTVVLVNRGWAPAPDGATVDLPHLREPGPVRLSGLLLPLSRQQRGPAAGARRPGAPAFQRVWVRLEPAAVRRQYPSAIRDVYIQALAEPGHQGLPLRLEPPALDNGPHLSYAIQWFSFALITLIGSAALAVRSGEVRWA